A window of the Bradyrhizobium diazoefficiens genome harbors these coding sequences:
- the serA gene encoding phosphoglycerate dehydrogenase, which translates to MPAPGQSPERSAKALLLEGVNDSAVDLFRSAGFSNVERLTKALDGEALRQALKGVSLLGIRSRTQITDEVLEAADGLLAVGCFSVGTNQVDLLAARKRGIPVFNAPFSNTRSVAELVIGEIVMLLRQIFPRSVSAHDGGWDKSAAGSREVRGRTLGIIGYGNIGSQLSTLAEAMGMRVIYYDRTDKLRHGNTEPVEKLDELLAQSDVVSLHVPETPETSGMIGERELWAMKPGSFLINNSRGTVVDLDALAGALRDGHIAGAAIDVFPVEPSSNSERFKSPMQGLGNVILTPHVGGSTEEAQERIGGEVARKLVDYFITGSTMGAVNFPEVQLHLRPSGVRFSHVHRNVPGMLRRLNEVFLQRDINIAAQYLETAGDLGYVVLDADLGGEDSGALLAQISALEGTVGARLVFEH; encoded by the coding sequence ATGCCAGCCCCAGGCCAAAGCCCTGAGCGGAGCGCGAAGGCGCTGCTGCTTGAAGGTGTCAACGACAGCGCCGTGGACCTGTTCAGGAGCGCGGGCTTCAGCAATGTCGAGCGCCTGACCAAGGCGCTGGATGGCGAGGCGCTGCGCCAGGCGCTCAAGGGCGTCTCGCTGCTCGGCATCCGCTCCCGCACCCAGATCACCGACGAGGTGCTGGAAGCCGCGGACGGGCTGCTCGCGGTCGGCTGCTTCAGTGTCGGCACCAACCAGGTCGATCTGCTGGCGGCGCGCAAGCGCGGCATTCCCGTGTTCAACGCGCCGTTCTCCAACACGCGCAGCGTCGCCGAGCTCGTGATCGGCGAGATCGTGATGCTGCTGCGGCAGATCTTTCCGCGCTCGGTGTCGGCCCATGACGGCGGCTGGGACAAGTCGGCGGCGGGCAGCCGCGAGGTGCGTGGCCGCACGCTCGGCATCATCGGCTATGGCAATATCGGCTCGCAGCTCTCGACGCTCGCCGAAGCCATGGGCATGCGGGTGATCTATTACGATCGCACCGACAAGCTCCGCCACGGCAATACCGAGCCGGTCGAGAAGCTGGACGAGCTGCTGGCGCAGAGCGACGTCGTCAGCCTGCATGTGCCGGAAACGCCGGAGACATCAGGCATGATCGGCGAGAGGGAACTGTGGGCGATGAAGCCGGGCTCGTTCCTGATCAACAACAGCCGCGGCACGGTGGTCGATCTCGATGCGCTTGCCGGCGCACTGCGTGACGGCCACATCGCCGGTGCCGCCATCGACGTGTTTCCAGTCGAGCCGTCCTCGAACTCGGAGCGCTTCAAGAGCCCGATGCAGGGTCTCGGCAACGTCATCCTCACGCCGCATGTCGGCGGCTCGACCGAGGAGGCGCAGGAGCGTATCGGTGGCGAGGTCGCGCGCAAGCTGGTGGACTATTTCATCACCGGATCGACCATGGGCGCGGTGAATTTTCCGGAGGTGCAGCTGCATTTGCGTCCCTCCGGCGTGCGCTTCAGCCACGTCCATCGCAACGTGCCGGGCATGTTGCGCCGGCTGAACGAGGTCTTCCTCCAGCGCGACATCAACATCGCCGCGCAATATCTGGAGACCGCGGGTGACCTCGGTTACGTCGTGCTGGACGCCGATCTCGGCGGCGAGGATTCAGGCGCGCTGCTGGCGCAGATCAGCGCGCTCGAGGGCACGGTTGGCGCGCGGCTGGTATTCGAGCATTAA